The SAR202 cluster bacterium genome has a window encoding:
- the fsa gene encoding fructose-6-phosphate aldolase, with amino-acid sequence MQLFLDTASLDEIKQGARLGVVKGVTTNPSLAAKVGIGGFKAYRAAVQEIAAIIDGPISVEVVSTDVEGMITEGKDIATWIDNPWVKLPSTATGFQAMAALAREGIKINQTLCFSTNQALLGAQAGATVVSPFVGRLDDIGQRGMDLVAEIAQIFATYRDRGVTTKVMAASVRSPFHCIEAAKAGADIATIPFTVLTQMAKHPLTDIGVARFLEDWRKASKA; translated from the coding sequence GTGCAGTTATTCCTAGATACAGCAAGTCTTGACGAAATCAAACAGGGAGCCCGGCTTGGCGTCGTCAAAGGCGTCACCACTAACCCCTCCCTCGCCGCCAAGGTCGGCATCGGCGGCTTCAAGGCTTACAGGGCTGCAGTCCAGGAAATCGCCGCCATTATCGATGGGCCGATATCTGTAGAAGTCGTCAGCACCGACGTTGAGGGCATGATTACTGAAGGAAAAGACATAGCCACCTGGATAGACAACCCCTGGGTCAAGCTCCCCAGCACGGCCACCGGCTTTCAGGCCATGGCCGCCCTGGCCCGCGAAGGTATCAAAATTAATCAGACCCTCTGTTTCTCCACCAACCAGGCCCTCCTAGGCGCCCAGGCCGGCGCCACCGTCGTCAGCCCCTTCGTCGGCCGCCTCGACGACATCGGCCAGCGCGGCATGGACCTCGTCGCCGAAATCGCCCAGATCTTCGCCACGTATCGAGACCGTGGCGTCACCACCAAAGTTATGGCCGCCAGCGTCCGCTCCCCCTTCCACTGCATCGAAGCCGCCAAAGCTGGCGCGGACATCGCCACCATACCCTTCACCGTCCTAACCCAAATGGCCAAGCACCCCCTCACGGACATAGGTGTAGCACGCTTTCTGGAGGACTGGCGCAAAGCGTCCAAAGCATAA
- a CDS encoding CTP synthase → MGTKYIFVTGGVVSSVGKGVSVASIGRILKSRGISVSVLKLDPYLNVDPGTMSPYQHGEVFVTKDGGETDLDLGHYERFIDIELTRSSNLTAGQVYLSLIAKERRGDFLGGTIQVAPHVTNEIKACILTLAQESRADVVVVEVGGTVGDMEGQPFLESIRQMRNEVGRDNVFYVHLTLLPHISATGELKTKPTQHSVKELRAAGIQPDAIICRSDFPVSDSIREKISHFCDVPKEAVIPLLTVDTIYRVPLILEEWGLGDLICRALSLNSAGRDMKDWASMVNLMASPKGSVPIAVVGKYVELPDSYISVKEALQHAGLFHGQEIEIQWVHAEEVEHKGTQDLLRSASGIVVPGGFGPRGIPGMIQTARYARENNIPYLGLCLGLQVMVVEYARNILGLHQANSSEMDTACAHPVVDIMPDQRKVTEKGGTMRLGVYPCRLLEGTLAHRAYGAPEVFERHRHRFELNNSYRESLEAAGFLASGLSPDGKLVEISEVLGHPFMLGTQFHPEFLSRPYRPHPLFRDFIGAAMKTLREGDQAALPIATDGPPIIPQRRSQVEDRSASETPAAS, encoded by the coding sequence ATGGGCACTAAGTACATCTTTGTCACTGGCGGCGTCGTTAGCTCCGTCGGCAAAGGAGTCAGCGTCGCTTCCATAGGCCGCATCCTCAAAAGCCGTGGCATCTCCGTCTCAGTCCTCAAGCTAGACCCCTATCTCAACGTCGACCCGGGCACCATGTCCCCTTACCAGCACGGCGAGGTCTTTGTCACCAAGGACGGCGGCGAGACCGACCTCGACCTCGGCCACTACGAGCGGTTTATCGATATCGAGCTCACCCGCTCTTCCAACCTCACCGCCGGCCAGGTTTACCTTTCCCTAATCGCCAAAGAGCGGCGTGGCGACTTCCTCGGCGGCACCATCCAGGTGGCCCCCCACGTCACCAACGAAATCAAAGCCTGCATCCTCACCCTCGCCCAGGAGTCCCGCGCCGACGTCGTTGTCGTCGAGGTCGGCGGCACCGTCGGCGACATGGAGGGCCAGCCCTTCCTCGAGTCCATCCGACAGATGCGCAACGAGGTAGGCCGCGATAACGTCTTTTATGTCCACCTCACCCTTCTCCCCCACATATCCGCCACCGGCGAGCTCAAGACCAAGCCTACCCAGCACAGCGTCAAGGAGCTCCGCGCCGCCGGCATCCAGCCCGACGCCATTATCTGCCGCAGCGATTTCCCCGTCTCTGATTCCATTCGCGAGAAAATCTCCCACTTCTGCGACGTCCCCAAAGAGGCCGTCATACCCCTCCTGACCGTGGACACTATCTATCGCGTCCCTCTGATCCTCGAAGAGTGGGGCCTCGGCGACCTCATATGCCGCGCCCTCAGCCTCAACTCCGCCGGCCGCGATATGAAGGACTGGGCCTCCATGGTCAACCTCATGGCCTCCCCCAAAGGCAGCGTCCCCATCGCCGTCGTCGGCAAGTATGTCGAACTCCCAGACTCCTATATTTCCGTCAAAGAGGCCCTTCAGCACGCTGGCCTCTTCCACGGCCAGGAGATCGAAATTCAGTGGGTCCACGCTGAGGAAGTCGAGCATAAAGGCACCCAGGACCTCCTCCGCTCCGCCAGCGGCATCGTCGTCCCCGGCGGCTTCGGCCCCCGCGGCATCCCCGGCATGATTCAGACCGCCCGCTACGCCCGCGAAAACAACATACCCTACCTCGGCCTCTGCCTCGGCCTCCAGGTCATGGTCGTCGAGTACGCCCGCAATATCCTCGGTCTCCACCAGGCCAACTCCTCGGAAATGGACACCGCTTGCGCACACCCCGTTGTTGACATAATGCCCGACCAGCGAAAGGTCACCGAAAAGGGCGGCACCATGCGCCTCGGCGTCTACCCTTGTCGACTCCTGGAGGGTACCCTTGCCCACCGCGCCTACGGCGCCCCGGAGGTCTTCGAGCGCCACCGCCACCGCTTCGAACTCAACAACTCTTACCGCGAATCTCTTGAGGCCGCCGGCTTCCTCGCCAGCGGCCTCTCCCCTGACGGCAAGCTCGTCGAAATATCTGAAGTCCTTGGACACCCCTTCATGCTGGGTACCCAGTTCCACCCCGAGTTCCTCTCCCGCCCCTACCGTCCCCACCCCCTCTTCCGCGACTTCATTGGCGCCGCCATGAAGACCCTCCGTGAGGGCGACCAGGCCGCCCTGCCCATCGCCACAGACGGCCCTCCCATAATCCCGCAGCGCAGGTCCCAGGTTGAGGACCGCAGCGCTTCGGAGACCCCCGCTGCTAGCTAA